One window of Anaeromyxobacter diazotrophicus genomic DNA carries:
- a CDS encoding ABC transporter substrate-binding protein: MGPPTEVHTMIALHACLALLASAADPAAVKLGGIYPLTGSYAATGVAMRNGAHLAADEINAAGGVLGKKLVVVDADDASKPEQGAQAVKDLLDKEGAVALIGPANTGVAAAVAKAANDRRVPIVVSNAVGNKVNELFQEAPPNYVFRLAASEALQAQMMVTEACAARGRRKPAILHDETAHGNGGRAKLEALLKERQLAPVYQGGVKAGEQEATAQVQAARAAGADVILLFALAREGAAVTRGLEKLGWKAEVIGTSSLSSSDFTKAAGPFGEGTSLPQTVIEAGATQPVQVKFFESYRKTYATAAVEPAPGAAQSYDAVHLLARALKQAGTTAPDKVKAALENLKDTYDGATAEYFQPWSADDHEAVTPAAVVWGVLHDGKVAPAPSR; encoded by the coding sequence GTGGGGCCCCCGACCGAGGTCCACACCATGATCGCCCTCCACGCCTGCCTGGCGCTCCTCGCGAGCGCCGCCGACCCCGCCGCCGTCAAGCTGGGGGGCATCTACCCGCTCACCGGCAGCTACGCCGCCACCGGCGTCGCCATGCGCAACGGCGCGCACCTCGCGGCGGACGAGATCAACGCCGCCGGGGGCGTGCTCGGGAAGAAGCTGGTGGTGGTCGACGCCGACGACGCCTCGAAGCCGGAGCAGGGGGCGCAGGCGGTGAAGGACCTGCTCGACAAGGAGGGCGCCGTCGCGCTGATCGGGCCCGCCAACACCGGCGTCGCCGCCGCCGTCGCCAAGGCGGCCAACGACCGGCGCGTGCCGATCGTCGTGTCGAACGCCGTCGGCAACAAGGTGAACGAGCTGTTCCAGGAGGCGCCGCCGAACTACGTCTTCCGGCTGGCGGCCAGCGAGGCGCTGCAGGCGCAGATGATGGTGACCGAGGCGTGCGCCGCGCGCGGCCGCCGCAAGCCCGCCATCCTCCACGACGAGACGGCGCACGGGAACGGGGGCCGGGCCAAGCTCGAGGCGCTGCTGAAGGAGCGGCAGCTCGCCCCGGTCTACCAGGGCGGCGTCAAGGCCGGGGAGCAGGAGGCGACGGCGCAGGTGCAGGCGGCGCGGGCGGCCGGCGCCGACGTGATCCTGCTCTTCGCGCTCGCGCGCGAGGGCGCGGCGGTGACCCGCGGGCTCGAGAAGCTCGGCTGGAAGGCCGAGGTCATCGGCACCTCCAGCCTGTCGAGCTCCGACTTCACCAAGGCCGCCGGCCCGTTCGGCGAGGGCACCTCGCTGCCCCAGACCGTCATCGAGGCGGGCGCGACCCAGCCGGTGCAGGTGAAGTTCTTCGAGAGCTACCGCAAGACCTACGCGACGGCGGCCGTCGAGCCGGCGCCGGGCGCGGCGCAGAGCTACGACGCGGTGCACCTGCTCGCGCGCGCCCTGAAGCAGGCGGGGACGACCGCGCCCGACAAGGTCAAGGCCGCCCTCGAAAACCTGAAGGACACCTACGACGGCGCAACCGCCGAGTACTTCCAGCCCTGGAGCGCCGACGACCACGAGGCGGTGACGCCGGCGGCGGTGGTGTGGGGCGTCCTCCACGACGGCAAGGTCGCGCCGGCGCCGAGCCGCTAG
- a CDS encoding ABC transporter ATP-binding protein, which yields MLKVEDLSVHYGGIHALQGIGLEVKDGSIVSLIGANGAGKSTTLRAIVGLVKPSGGRVSWNGEPLGGLPTKDIVSRGVCLVPEGRHVFPNLTVDENLTLGAYARSDKPGIAADRKKVFGFFPRLEQRATQKAGTLSGGEQQMLAVGRALMTRPKLLMMDEPSLGLAPLIVKMIFDIVRQINREGVTVLLIEQNAKAALEIADDAYVLETGRITLHGPGRALLQDDAVRRAYLGEGAAGP from the coding sequence ATGCTGAAGGTGGAAGACCTCTCGGTGCACTACGGCGGCATCCACGCGCTGCAGGGCATCGGCCTCGAGGTGAAGGACGGCAGCATCGTGAGCCTCATCGGCGCCAACGGCGCCGGGAAGAGCACCACGCTGCGCGCCATCGTGGGCCTGGTGAAGCCGTCCGGCGGGCGGGTGAGCTGGAACGGCGAGCCGCTCGGCGGCCTCCCCACCAAGGACATCGTCTCGCGGGGCGTCTGCCTCGTCCCCGAGGGGCGGCACGTCTTCCCGAACCTCACCGTGGACGAGAACCTGACGCTCGGCGCCTACGCCCGCTCCGACAAGCCCGGCATCGCGGCCGACCGGAAGAAGGTGTTCGGCTTCTTCCCGCGGCTCGAGCAGCGCGCCACCCAGAAGGCGGGGACGCTCTCCGGCGGCGAGCAGCAGATGCTGGCGGTGGGGCGGGCGCTCATGACGCGCCCGAAGCTCCTCATGATGGACGAGCCGTCGCTCGGCCTCGCTCCGCTGATCGTCAAGATGATCTTCGACATCGTGCGGCAGATCAACCGCGAGGGCGTGACGGTCCTGCTCATCGAGCAGAACGCCAAGGCCGCGCTGGAAATCGCCGACGACGCCTACGTGCTCGAGACCGGCCGCATCACGCTCCACGGGCCCGGGCGGGCGCTCCTGCAGGACGACGCGGTGCGCAGGGCGTACCTGGGCGAGGGCGCGGCCGGCCCTTGA
- a CDS encoding HDIG domain-containing metalloprotein, translated as MPDPTRAPAWALLCEFTKTQPLRRHALSVEASMRALARRAGVADPAEVEAWGVVGMIHDFDYERFPTAQDHVFRGMEILRERGWPERIVRAVGAHANYSGIAPESPLERAIVAADELSGFVGACALVRPSKSVRDLPAESVVKKMKDKTFARSVDRGEIRRGAELVGLQLAELIALVIAAQLPLADALGVGGAAAPDLPDAPVPPEPPAA; from the coding sequence ATGCCCGACCCGACCCGCGCCCCTGCCTGGGCGCTCCTGTGCGAGTTCACGAAGACGCAGCCCCTCCGGCGCCACGCGCTCTCGGTCGAGGCCTCCATGCGCGCGCTCGCCCGGCGCGCCGGGGTGGCCGATCCCGCCGAGGTCGAGGCCTGGGGCGTGGTGGGCATGATCCACGACTTCGACTACGAGCGCTTCCCGACCGCGCAGGACCACGTGTTCCGCGGGATGGAGATCCTGCGCGAGCGCGGCTGGCCGGAGCGCATCGTCCGCGCCGTCGGGGCGCACGCGAACTACTCCGGGATCGCGCCCGAGTCGCCGCTCGAGCGCGCCATCGTGGCCGCGGACGAGCTCTCCGGCTTCGTCGGCGCGTGCGCGCTGGTGCGGCCGTCGAAGAGCGTGCGCGACCTGCCCGCGGAGTCGGTGGTGAAGAAGATGAAGGACAAGACGTTCGCGCGCTCCGTCGATCGGGGCGAGATCCGGCGCGGCGCCGAGCTGGTCGGGCTGCAGCTCGCGGAGCTGATCGCGCTCGTCATCGCGGCGCAGCTGCCGCTGGCCGACGCGCTGGGGGTGGGCGGCGCGGCCGCGCCCGACCTGCCCGACGCGCCGGTGCCGCCCGAGCCGCCGGCGGCGTGA
- a CDS encoding ABC transporter ATP-binding protein, producing the protein MALLETQRVTMKFGGLTAVSDLNLAIQKNEIVGLIGPNGAGKTTVFNVITGMNAPTSGRVLYGGEDITGLQRHEVTRRGLARTFQNIRLFKELTVLENVLVGCHLHMQAGLFSATLHLPGYRRRDREQREHAQRLLAEVGLEADAGAPATSLPYGKQRRLEIARALATRPSLLLLDEPAAGMNPQESVELMHFIRRIRDEFDLTILLIEHHMQLVMGICQRMYVLDYGVTIAQGDPAAIQNDPKVIEAYLGVG; encoded by the coding sequence ATGGCCTTGCTTGAGACCCAGCGCGTCACGATGAAGTTCGGCGGCCTGACCGCCGTCTCAGACCTCAACCTCGCCATCCAGAAGAACGAGATCGTCGGGCTCATCGGCCCGAACGGCGCCGGGAAGACCACCGTCTTCAACGTGATCACCGGCATGAACGCGCCCACCTCGGGGCGCGTCCTCTACGGCGGCGAGGACATCACCGGCCTGCAGCGCCACGAGGTGACGCGGCGCGGGCTGGCGCGGACCTTCCAGAACATCCGCCTCTTCAAGGAGCTGACGGTCCTCGAGAACGTGCTCGTCGGCTGCCACCTGCACATGCAGGCCGGCCTGTTCTCCGCGACGCTGCACCTGCCGGGCTACCGGCGCCGCGACCGCGAGCAGCGCGAGCACGCGCAGCGGCTCCTCGCCGAGGTGGGCCTCGAGGCGGACGCGGGCGCGCCGGCGACGAGCCTCCCCTACGGCAAGCAGCGCCGGCTCGAGATCGCGCGCGCGCTCGCCACCCGGCCCTCGCTGCTGCTCCTCGACGAGCCGGCCGCCGGGATGAACCCGCAGGAGTCGGTCGAGCTCATGCACTTCATCCGGAGGATCCGGGACGAGTTCGACCTCACCATCCTGCTCATCGAGCACCACATGCAGCTCGTCATGGGCATCTGCCAGCGCATGTACGTGCTCGACTACGGGGTCACCATCGCCCAGGGCGATCCGGCGGCGATCCAGAACGACCCGAAGGTCATCGAGGCGTACCTGGGGGTGGGCTGA
- a CDS encoding OsmC family protein produces MAGVPMTIELRGLGGTLTHGPSGARIETQPPLDNGGTGACFSPTDLVGAALASCALTTMALVAQREGIAFGDARASVEKRMTPPPRRIGELVLVVDMPREVRPTDRARLEEVARTCPVMRSLHPAVQVPIEFRYGR; encoded by the coding sequence ATGGCAGGCGTCCCGATGACGATCGAGCTGCGCGGGCTCGGCGGCACCCTCACCCACGGGCCCAGCGGCGCCCGCATCGAGACGCAGCCGCCCCTCGACAACGGCGGCACCGGCGCCTGCTTCTCCCCCACCGACCTCGTCGGCGCGGCGCTCGCCTCCTGCGCGCTCACCACCATGGCGCTGGTGGCGCAGCGCGAGGGGATCGCCTTCGGCGACGCCCGCGCCTCGGTGGAGAAGCGCATGACGCCGCCGCCGCGCCGGATCGGCGAGCTCGTCCTCGTCGTCGACATGCCGCGCGAGGTCCGCCCCACCGACCGCGCCCGCCTGGAGGAGGTGGCGCGCACCTGCCCGGTGATGCGCAGCCTCCACCCCGCCGTGCAGGTGCCCATCGAGTTCCGCTACGGCCGCTGA
- a CDS encoding DJ-1/PfpI family protein has translation MPIAHPGFRLGIYVFKDAEIVDFAAPHGVFSVARRFDPELDAFLVADAMRPVQTQAGFTVLPNYAFTDAPAMDAFLIPGGYGTRQEMHNGRLHAFVRSLPQETLLVSVCTGSWIYAVMGLLDGLAATNRKEPDRTEAKPPGMVPLDRLAQLAPACKPSRARVVDAGRILTAGGITSGMEMGFHLLRRAGHDEAFVAEVARVMEYSGAYALYRDDRVEAR, from the coding sequence ATGCCCATCGCCCACCCCGGCTTCAGGCTCGGCATCTACGTCTTCAAGGACGCCGAGATCGTGGACTTCGCCGCCCCGCACGGCGTCTTCTCGGTGGCCCGCCGCTTCGACCCCGAGCTCGACGCCTTCCTCGTCGCGGACGCCATGCGCCCGGTCCAGACGCAAGCCGGCTTCACGGTGCTGCCGAACTACGCCTTCACCGACGCGCCCGCCATGGACGCCTTCCTCATCCCGGGCGGCTACGGGACCCGGCAGGAGATGCACAACGGGCGGCTGCACGCGTTCGTGCGATCGCTGCCCCAGGAGACGCTGCTCGTCTCGGTCTGCACCGGATCGTGGATCTACGCCGTCATGGGCCTGCTCGACGGGCTCGCCGCCACGAACCGCAAGGAGCCGGACCGCACCGAGGCGAAGCCCCCGGGCATGGTCCCGCTCGACCGGCTCGCGCAGCTCGCGCCGGCGTGCAAGCCGAGCCGCGCGCGCGTCGTCGACGCGGGCCGCATCCTCACCGCGGGCGGGATCACCTCGGGGATGGAGATGGGCTTTCACCTCCTGCGCCGCGCCGGGCACGACGAGGCGTTCGTGGCGGAGGTCGCGCGCGTGATGGAGTACTCGGGCGCCTACGCGCTGTACCGGGACGATCGCGTCGAGGCGCGCTGA
- a CDS encoding fatty acid desaturase family protein — MSPTPPRVRFQPDPGFHADLKRRVEAHFAACGRAPTGGPAMVFKTAVILAWFGGSYAALLAWGGASPGLAAALTLSVALATAGIGFSVMHDGNHGAYARSSRVSRAFGFALDLVGASSYLWRFKHNVQHHTYANVDGMDADVDASPFLRLAPSQPLRRHHRAQHLYAWPMYGVLAVKWWFVDDLADLLRGRIGRLPFPRPRGGELLALVAGKAVFLGWAVVVPALVFRSAWVAAFFLLGASALGAVLATVFQLAHAVPEAAFHAVTAGERRLPTGWAEHQVRATVDFARGNRVLGWYVGGLNFQVEHHLFPQVCHLHYPALAPIVEAACADHGVPYRAHATLRAALAAHHRFLRALGRAAPAAAMKGVCAAG; from the coding sequence GTGAGCCCGACTCCTCCCCGCGTCCGCTTCCAGCCCGATCCCGGCTTCCACGCCGACCTGAAGCGCCGGGTGGAGGCGCACTTCGCCGCCTGCGGCCGCGCGCCGACCGGGGGCCCGGCGATGGTCTTCAAGACGGCCGTCATCCTCGCCTGGTTCGGCGGCTCGTACGCCGCGCTCCTGGCGTGGGGCGGCGCCTCGCCGGGGCTCGCCGCCGCCCTGACCCTCTCCGTCGCGCTGGCGACGGCAGGGATCGGCTTCTCCGTCATGCACGACGGGAACCACGGCGCCTACGCCCGCTCATCCCGGGTGAGCCGGGCGTTCGGCTTCGCGCTCGATCTCGTCGGCGCGAGCTCGTACCTGTGGCGCTTCAAGCACAACGTCCAGCACCACACCTACGCCAACGTCGACGGGATGGACGCCGACGTCGACGCCAGCCCCTTCCTGCGACTGGCGCCGTCGCAGCCGCTGCGGCGGCACCACCGCGCCCAGCACCTCTACGCCTGGCCCATGTACGGCGTGCTGGCGGTGAAGTGGTGGTTCGTGGACGACCTGGCCGACCTCCTCCGCGGCCGGATCGGGCGCCTGCCCTTCCCGCGGCCGCGCGGCGGGGAGCTCCTGGCGCTGGTGGCCGGGAAGGCGGTGTTCCTGGGCTGGGCGGTGGTCGTCCCGGCGCTCGTCTTCCGCAGCGCCTGGGTCGCCGCGTTCTTCCTGCTCGGCGCGAGCGCGCTCGGCGCGGTGCTCGCGACGGTGTTCCAGCTCGCCCACGCCGTCCCGGAGGCCGCCTTCCACGCGGTGACGGCCGGCGAGCGGCGCCTGCCGACCGGCTGGGCCGAGCACCAGGTGCGCGCCACCGTCGACTTCGCGCGCGGGAACCGGGTCCTCGGCTGGTACGTGGGCGGGCTCAACTTCCAGGTCGAGCACCACCTCTTCCCGCAGGTGTGCCACCTCCACTACCCGGCGCTCGCGCCCATCGTCGAGGCCGCCTGCGCCGACCACGGGGTGCCCTACCGCGCGCACGCGACCCTGCGCGCGGCGCTCGCGGCGCACCACCGCTTCCTCCGCGCGCTGGGCCGCGCCGCGCCCGCGGCGGCCATGAAGGGCGTGTGCGCAGCCGGGTGA
- a CDS encoding ATP-binding protein produces the protein MSLDQDLQDRLRRVLTSLEMLLPKPVERMDWARCHAANWRRHSFGGHLEPVSTVEGIQLSDLLGIEEQKRVVEQNTRQFLAGYPANNVLLWGTRGTGKSSLVRALLRAHADEGLRIIQVDKDDLVSLPAIVDELRGERYRFILFSDDVSFEVGESSYKMLKSALDGSVYAPPENVVIYVTSNRRHLVPEFETDNLGVMRVNNEIHQGEALEEKISLSGRFGLWVGFHAFSQDEYVAVARQWVARLTEKAGATPEWTREAEDAAVAWSHKKGDRSGRIAYQFATHWVGERLLRSRG, from the coding sequence ATGTCGCTCGATCAGGACCTGCAGGACCGCCTTCGCCGGGTGCTCACCTCGCTCGAGATGCTGCTGCCGAAGCCGGTCGAGCGGATGGACTGGGCGCGCTGCCACGCCGCGAACTGGCGGCGCCACTCCTTCGGCGGCCACCTCGAGCCGGTCTCGACGGTGGAGGGCATCCAGCTCTCGGACCTGCTCGGGATCGAGGAGCAGAAGCGGGTGGTGGAGCAGAACACCCGCCAGTTCCTCGCCGGGTACCCGGCCAACAACGTCCTGCTGTGGGGCACCCGCGGCACCGGGAAGTCCTCGCTGGTGCGCGCGCTGCTCCGCGCCCACGCGGACGAGGGGCTGCGCATCATCCAGGTGGACAAGGACGACCTCGTCAGCCTCCCGGCCATCGTGGACGAGCTCCGCGGCGAGCGGTACCGGTTCATCCTCTTCTCGGACGACGTCTCGTTCGAGGTGGGGGAGTCGAGCTACAAGATGCTGAAGAGCGCGCTCGACGGCTCTGTCTACGCGCCGCCAGAGAACGTCGTCATCTACGTGACCTCGAACCGGCGCCACCTCGTCCCGGAGTTCGAGACCGACAACCTCGGCGTGATGCGCGTGAACAACGAGATCCACCAGGGGGAGGCGCTCGAGGAGAAGATCTCGCTCTCGGGCCGGTTCGGCCTCTGGGTCGGCTTCCACGCCTTCTCCCAGGACGAGTATGTCGCGGTGGCCCGCCAGTGGGTCGCCCGCCTGACCGAGAAGGCCGGGGCGACCCCGGAGTGGACGCGCGAGGCGGAGGACGCCGCCGTCGCCTGGTCGCACAAGAAGGGCGATCGCAGCGGCCGCATCGCCTATCAGTTCGCGACGCACTGGGTCGGCGAGCGCCTGCTTCGCTCCCGGGGCTGA
- a CDS encoding acyl-CoA thioesterase, giving the protein MARVEIELPERFAFRTVLPVRVTDLNFAAHVGHDRLLSLAHEARAQLFAAHGWSELDVAGVGIVIADVAAVYLAEARYGMTLVVEVAVTNLRTRACDLYYRLTRQDTGAEIARAKTGIVFLDYRTGKVAHLPQVFREAFAAAG; this is encoded by the coding sequence ATGGCACGCGTCGAGATCGAGCTCCCCGAGCGCTTCGCCTTCCGGACCGTGCTCCCGGTCCGGGTCACGGACCTGAACTTCGCGGCGCACGTCGGCCACGACCGGCTGCTCTCGCTGGCGCACGAGGCCCGGGCGCAGCTCTTCGCCGCCCACGGCTGGAGCGAGCTCGACGTGGCGGGCGTCGGCATCGTCATCGCCGACGTGGCGGCGGTGTACCTCGCGGAGGCCAGGTACGGCATGACGCTGGTGGTCGAGGTGGCGGTGACGAACCTCCGCACCCGCGCCTGCGACCTCTACTACCGCCTGACGCGCCAGGACACCGGGGCCGAGATCGCCCGCGCCAAGACCGGCATCGTCTTCCTCGACTACCGCACCGGGAAGGTGGCGCACCTGCCCCAGGTCTTCCGCGAGGCCTTCGCCGCGGCCGGGTGA
- a CDS encoding branched-chain amino acid ABC transporter permease, producing MIVHRRHLLYSLAAGAVLAAFLFVADTWFDAFTLRVLNLCAIYVVLALSLNLVNGFTGLFSLGHAGFMAVGAYTSALLTMTPEQKEVNFFLEPIAPWLAHLHLPFLPALVAAGLVAALLGFLLGAPVLRLKDDYLAIATLGFAEIIRVVLTNTQNITNGALGLKGLPAFASTWVVWGCAALSAAFMAFLVRSSYGRALKAVRDDEIAAGAMGIDVFRVKVVSFTASSFMAGVGGALLGHVLTTIDPKMFTFMLTFSILLIVVLGGIGSITGSIAGAIGVTILMELLRFLDGPIDLGVVQLEARPGLRMVVFSILLMAVVLFRQRGLMGNREFSWSLFSRAGLWPRSGRGKHGLA from the coding sequence ATGATCGTGCACCGCAGGCACCTCCTCTACTCGCTCGCGGCCGGCGCCGTCCTCGCCGCCTTCCTGTTCGTGGCGGACACCTGGTTCGACGCCTTCACGCTGCGCGTCCTCAACCTGTGCGCCATCTACGTGGTGCTGGCGCTCTCGCTCAACCTCGTGAACGGGTTCACCGGCCTCTTCTCGCTCGGCCACGCCGGCTTCATGGCGGTGGGCGCTTACACCAGCGCCCTCCTCACCATGACCCCCGAGCAGAAGGAGGTGAACTTCTTCCTCGAGCCCATCGCGCCCTGGCTGGCGCACCTCCACCTGCCGTTCCTGCCCGCGCTGGTGGCGGCAGGGCTGGTGGCGGCGCTGCTCGGGTTCCTCCTCGGCGCCCCGGTGCTGCGGCTCAAGGACGACTACCTCGCCATCGCCACCCTCGGCTTCGCCGAGATCATCCGGGTGGTCCTCACCAACACCCAGAACATCACCAACGGCGCGCTCGGGCTGAAGGGCCTGCCGGCGTTCGCCTCGACCTGGGTGGTGTGGGGGTGCGCCGCGCTCTCCGCCGCATTCATGGCCTTCCTGGTCCGCTCCAGCTACGGGCGGGCCCTGAAGGCGGTGCGCGACGACGAGATCGCGGCCGGCGCGATGGGCATCGACGTGTTCCGGGTGAAGGTGGTGAGCTTCACCGCCTCGAGCTTCATGGCCGGGGTGGGCGGCGCGCTGCTCGGGCACGTCCTCACCACCATCGACCCCAAGATGTTCACCTTCATGCTCACCTTCAGCATCCTGCTGATCGTGGTGCTGGGCGGGATCGGCTCCATCACCGGGTCGATCGCCGGCGCCATCGGCGTCACCATCCTCATGGAGCTGCTCCGCTTCCTCGACGGCCCCATCGACCTCGGCGTGGTGCAGCTCGAGGCGCGGCCGGGGCTGCGGATGGTGGTGTTCTCCATCCTGCTCATGGCGGTGGTGCTCTTCCGCCAGCGCGGGCTCATGGGCAACCGCGAGTTCTCGTGGAGCCTCTTCTCGCGAGCCGGGCTCTGGCCGCGCTCGGGCCGGGGGAAGCATGGCCTTGCTTGA
- a CDS encoding ABC transporter substrate-binding protein — translation MKRSAAVLPVLVALALVGCRGGTKQPTTVKLGVFEPMTGANAAGGAMEVEGVKLANELYPSVKVGDKEYKIDLVVVDNKSDKVEAANAAQRLVDQDKVNVVLGSWGSSLSMAAGPIVKDKKIPAVAMSATNPLVTKGNDFYFRVCFIDPFQGTVMANYAAKDLKAKKAVIIREVSNDYSVGLARFFADSFKKLTADPAAILAELNYNTNDQDFTAQLTTVKSMKPDVIFAPGNYTESALIIKQARELGITAPFLGGDTWEAPEFIDVGRQAVEGAVLSTFFATEVPITPTSKEFLDAYRKKYQKEPAAVTALGFDGYLVARAAIERAGSLDGTKIRDALLATQSFPGAAGLITFDQDRNATKSAVIKVVKDGKFTYLTTVQPQ, via the coding sequence ATGAAGAGATCCGCTGCCGTACTCCCGGTCCTCGTGGCGCTCGCGCTGGTCGGCTGCCGCGGGGGCACGAAGCAGCCCACCACCGTCAAGCTGGGCGTGTTCGAGCCGATGACCGGCGCCAACGCCGCCGGCGGCGCGATGGAGGTGGAGGGCGTCAAGCTCGCGAACGAGCTCTATCCGTCGGTGAAGGTGGGCGACAAGGAGTACAAGATCGACCTGGTCGTGGTGGACAACAAGTCCGACAAGGTCGAGGCGGCCAACGCGGCGCAGCGGCTCGTCGACCAGGACAAGGTGAACGTGGTCCTCGGCTCCTGGGGCTCCTCGCTCTCGATGGCGGCCGGACCGATCGTGAAGGACAAGAAGATCCCCGCGGTGGCCATGTCGGCCACGAACCCCCTCGTCACCAAGGGCAATGACTTCTACTTCCGCGTCTGCTTCATCGACCCGTTCCAGGGCACGGTGATGGCGAACTACGCGGCGAAGGACCTCAAGGCGAAGAAGGCGGTCATCATCCGCGAGGTCTCGAACGACTACTCGGTCGGCCTGGCGCGCTTCTTCGCCGACAGCTTCAAGAAGCTCACCGCCGACCCGGCCGCCATCCTGGCCGAGCTCAACTACAACACCAACGACCAGGACTTCACCGCCCAGCTCACCACCGTGAAGTCGATGAAGCCGGACGTCATCTTCGCGCCGGGCAACTACACGGAGAGCGCGCTCATCATCAAGCAGGCGCGCGAGCTCGGCATCACCGCCCCCTTCCTCGGCGGCGACACCTGGGAGGCCCCCGAGTTCATCGACGTCGGCCGGCAGGCGGTGGAGGGCGCGGTGCTCTCGACCTTCTTCGCCACCGAGGTGCCGATCACGCCCACCAGCAAGGAGTTCCTCGACGCGTACCGCAAGAAGTACCAGAAGGAGCCGGCGGCGGTGACCGCGCTCGGCTTCGACGGCTACCTCGTCGCGCGGGCCGCCATCGAGCGGGCGGGCAGCCTCGACGGCACCAAGATCCGCGACGCGCTGCTCGCCACCCAGAGCTTCCCGGGCGCGGCCGGCCTCATCACCTTCGACCAGGACCGCAACGCGACGAAGAGCGCGGTCATCAAGGTGGTCAAGGACGGCAAGTTCACCTATCTGACGACCGTCCAGCCGCAGTAA
- a CDS encoding cold-shock protein, translated as MATGTVKWFNDAKGFGFITQDNGGEDVFCHHTAIQAEGFRTLAEGQKVEFDVTKGPKGLQAANVRPV; from the coding sequence ATGGCTACCGGTACCGTGAAGTGGTTCAACGACGCGAAGGGCTTCGGCTTCATCACCCAGGACAACGGCGGCGAGGACGTCTTCTGCCACCACACCGCCATCCAGGCCGAGGGCTTCCGCACGCTGGCCGAGGGCCAGAAGGTGGAGTTCGACGTGACCAAGGGGCCGAAGGGCCTCCAGGCGGCGAACGTCCGTCCGGTCTGA
- a CDS encoding cupin domain-containing protein: protein MARLIPTPTVIAAVGTKPKVIEELVGRVNTGTAELSIARMRSPPGWAEPGQTPEFDEYTVVLRGVLRVETREGVLEVPAGQAVHAPRGAWVRYSTPGPDGAEYVAVCLPAFAPGTVHRDGSGAP, encoded by the coding sequence ATGGCGAGGCTCATCCCCACCCCCACCGTCATCGCGGCCGTGGGCACGAAGCCGAAGGTGATCGAGGAGCTGGTCGGACGCGTCAACACGGGCACGGCGGAGCTGAGCATCGCCCGGATGCGCAGCCCGCCGGGTTGGGCGGAACCCGGCCAGACCCCGGAGTTCGACGAGTACACGGTGGTGTTGCGGGGTGTGCTGCGGGTCGAGACGCGTGAGGGCGTGCTCGAAGTGCCCGCCGGGCAGGCGGTGCACGCCCCGCGCGGCGCGTGGGTCCGCTACAGCACGCCCGGCCCGGATGGCGCGGAGTACGTCGCGGTCTGCCTGCCCGCCTTTGCGCCCGGCACGGTCCACCGGGACGGCAGCGGGGCGCCTTAG
- a CDS encoding branched-chain amino acid ABC transporter permease: MTPALFLQHLANALALGSLYALIAIGYTMVYGILRLINFAHGDVFMLGAYVAFYGAALFLLPWWASFAIAIAVTALLGVLLERVAYRPLRDSPRISVMISAIGASFLIENVAVVLFGGRPKGVTVPDVMNVRLQLGPVAVMSVSVVIPIFTFAILALLLWVVGKTKTGMAMRAVSTDLDAARLQAIDVNRIISFTFGSGSLLAAFGGILWSYKYPQLNPLMGVMPGLKCFIAAVVGGIGNIQGAVLGGFMLGIIELMAIAFLPTLTGYRDAFAFVLLIVVLLVKPSGLLGTGHAEKV; this comes from the coding sequence ATGACGCCCGCGCTCTTCCTCCAGCACCTGGCGAACGCCCTCGCCCTGGGCAGCCTCTACGCGCTGATCGCCATCGGCTACACGATGGTGTACGGCATCCTCCGGCTCATCAACTTCGCGCACGGCGACGTCTTCATGCTGGGGGCGTACGTCGCCTTCTACGGCGCCGCCCTGTTCCTCCTGCCGTGGTGGGCGAGCTTCGCCATCGCCATCGCGGTGACGGCGCTCCTGGGCGTGCTGCTCGAGCGCGTCGCCTACCGGCCGCTGCGCGACTCGCCCCGCATCTCCGTCATGATCAGCGCCATCGGCGCGTCGTTCCTGATCGAGAACGTCGCGGTGGTGCTGTTCGGCGGGCGGCCGAAGGGCGTCACCGTCCCGGACGTCATGAACGTCCGGCTCCAGCTCGGGCCGGTGGCGGTCATGTCGGTGAGCGTGGTCATCCCGATCTTCACCTTCGCCATCCTCGCGCTGCTGCTGTGGGTGGTCGGGAAGACCAAGACCGGGATGGCGATGCGCGCCGTCTCGACCGACCTCGACGCGGCCCGGCTGCAGGCCATCGACGTGAACCGGATCATCTCCTTCACCTTCGGGTCCGGCTCGCTGCTGGCCGCCTTCGGCGGGATCCTCTGGTCCTACAAGTACCCGCAGCTGAACCCGCTCATGGGCGTCATGCCGGGCCTGAAGTGCTTCATCGCGGCGGTGGTGGGCGGCATCGGCAACATCCAGGGGGCGGTGCTGGGCGGGTTCATGCTGGGCATCATCGAGCTCATGGCCATCGCCTTCTTGCCCACCCTCACCGGCTACCGCGACGCGTTCGCCTTCGTGCTGCTCATCGTGGTCCTCCTCGTGAAGCCGTCGGGGCTGCTCGGCACCGGCCACGCCGAGAAGGTGTGA